The Spirosoma sp. SC4-14 DNA window GGGCCCGTAGATTGGCATAAACCAACCTACCTACAGGCATAAAACTATTATTGAGCAGATACATATCGAGGTCGCCATCGCGGTCATAATCGAAAAAGGCCGCGTGGGTTGAGTATCCCCGATTATTCAGGCCATATTGGGCAGCCTGTTCTGTAAATGTAGGAATGCCATTAGCATCGTTACCGTTGTTAATAAAGAGTTCGTTGGCCCGGTCGTCGCCATCGCGAATACCTGCGTTGCAAACATACAGGTCGAGTCGGCCATCGCCATTGACGTCGGCAAATGTAGCCCCGGTGCTCCAGGCTCGCTTTCCGGCTACGCCTGCTTTGGTTGTAACATCCTCAAACTGCATCTTACCTTTGTTCAGATACAGCTTGTTGTCGCCCATATTGGCTATCAGGAACAAATCTGATAAGCCATCGCCATTCACATCACCGATAGCAACACCTCCACCATTATAGAAATTACGATAATTAAAAATATTGAAATCCTTATCATCGGTGACGGTGTTCGTAAAATTGACTTTTGTTTCGTCGGGAGTGAGCTTTAGAAACAATGGATCTGTGGGTGTATGCTGTTCGGAACGGCAACCGGCCAGCCAACCAGTAAATAGAATCAATAGTATGCGAATCCGCATTAGCACAAGTACCTAAATGAATCGTTAGCCTATAAAAACGTGAGAAGGAAAGGTTTAGGAATAGCCGCAGGTAAGAGAACACAAATATAGCTGGTCTTGCCTATATTTTAGGCATTTTCCTGCAATTAATTGACTTTAAATCAGCCCAAAAACAACAAAGAGCAGGCTGAAAAGCCTGCTCTTTGCATAAACTACCCGTTAACTTAGTAACCAGGATTTTGTTTCAAATTTGGGTTCAGAGCCAGCTGGTCACGTGGGATTGGATACAGTTCCCAGTGCTTATCAGCATCTGCAGCTTTAAACCGCTTCGCATTACCAAATGTACCGAAACGAATCTGGTCCTGACGACGGTGGTATTCCCATGCCATTTCACGACCACGCTCTGCCAGAATAGCGTCCAGAGTCAACGTGGTAAAGTCTGGCATACCAGCCCGCTTACGAATTACATTAATATCTGTTAATGCAGCAGACATGTTACCCAGCCTAAAGTTTGCTTCGCCACGCATCAGATAAACGTCGGCTAACCGATAGACAACGAAATCATTGTCCTGGCTGGTGAAACTGTTGTTTTTCTGGATTTCATATTTCACGCTACGAGCCCCAGCAACCCGTCCTGGTGCACCGGCTGGCAATACAAGAGCTGGAACTTCAGGTGTGAAAGCGAGCGGAATGGCATCATCCATCAGTGGTGTGCCATCAGCTTTATATTGCTGTCCAACCAGCCACATTTTTTTCCGTACGTCTTTATCGTCGAACGAATTGTAGAACTCTGTCACAGCTGCAAACCCATTCCAAGGAGCCGTTCCAAGGTTATAGGTAAGCTGGTTCAGATAGTGCAGGTTTTGCATCTGAACCTGAAAACCCTGCCGTTTTGACTTGTCGAAAGGCGTAGCAAGAATAATTTCAGGCGAGTTCTGATTCTGGGTAACGAAGTTGCTGAAAAAGTCACCAACAATCTGGAATTTCCCCGAATTGATGATATTATCACAGTGTGTGATTGCATCTGCCCAGCGAGCCGTACCTGTATATACCTGCGCATTCAGGTACATTTTGGCCAGAATCATATCGACCACATATTTATTCATGCGGCCATAATAGGCTCCACCAACCGTGCTGCTCAAATCTGGATAAATAGCCAGCAACTCTTTTTCGACCCAGGCAAATACCTCGGCACGGGTGCTCTGCTTAGGCGTAGTAGCACCAACGGCATCGGCAATAATAACATTACCGAACAAATCCATTGCTTCGTAGTGGAAGAAGGCCCGTAGTGCCCGTAACTCGGCCTTAACCCCAGCGTCCGTAATGGTTCCTAACTGCTGGTTAATGGATGTAATGTTGTTATAACACCAGTTCCATGGACCATTGAACTGGCCGTTATCCGTAACAGGGTCCCAAGTGTGTGTATATAACCGAACCCAGTTATCGCCATCTTTCCAGTCACCACCACGAGTTGGGACAATTTGCTCATCAGTGGTAGTATTCAGGTTGGTCAAATTGCCATAGTAATCGCCCAGACCGTTATAAAGTGGACCAATCAAGGCAGCCTGCTGTGCAGCTGTACTACCAAAGTTACCACTGGTTGGAATAACGTCGTAGGTTGTCTCCGTCAGATCTGTACAGGCCTGTCCTGCAAACACCATCGCCAGACAACTCAGAACTAGTTTATAATTAGTGCTTTTCATGTCTTAATACTCAATAAGTGATTAGAACGTCAGATTGAGACCTAGCTGGAATGTGCGTGTTTTCGGATAAACCCCATAAGCATCTAAGCCAACGTTGTTAGGAGCCTGTGTTGTACTATTTGGCAAATCACCTTTTACCTGTAATTCAGGGTCAATACCTTTATATTTGGTAATGATGAAGAGGTTGTTACCACCT harbors:
- a CDS encoding RagB/SusD family nutrient uptake outer membrane protein — its product is MKSTNYKLVLSCLAMVFAGQACTDLTETTYDVIPTSGNFGSTAAQQAALIGPLYNGLGDYYGNLTNLNTTTDEQIVPTRGGDWKDGDNWVRLYTHTWDPVTDNGQFNGPWNWCYNNITSINQQLGTITDAGVKAELRALRAFFHYEAMDLFGNVIIADAVGATTPKQSTRAEVFAWVEKELLAIYPDLSSTVGGAYYGRMNKYVVDMILAKMYLNAQVYTGTARWADAITHCDNIINSGKFQIVGDFFSNFVTQNQNSPEIILATPFDKSKRQGFQVQMQNLHYLNQLTYNLGTAPWNGFAAVTEFYNSFDDKDVRKKMWLVGQQYKADGTPLMDDAIPLAFTPEVPALVLPAGAPGRVAGARSVKYEIQKNNSFTSQDNDFVVYRLADVYLMRGEANFRLGNMSAALTDINVIRKRAGMPDFTTLTLDAILAERGREMAWEYHRRQDQIRFGTFGNAKRFKAADADKHWELYPIPRDQLALNPNLKQNPGY